The following are from one region of the Capsicum annuum cultivar UCD-10X-F1 chromosome 1, UCD10Xv1.1, whole genome shotgun sequence genome:
- the LOC107850667 gene encoding pre-mRNA-splicing factor CWC22 homolog isoform X1 produces MEKVERRRHEDRSSDDDGRGERRARKRVVKRESDDDGGGGDNGRVDRRERRRISEHGNGGGGGDNGRDNRRERRGTTERESDDDGDDGRVDRRARRKTTERGSGGDDGRGRRRTGDGSEEEEEEEEDGGGDDGRDDRRRKNERGSRDDRRASMRVIKHENDDDDGGGDNTRVDDRRRRDDEDLKKIEQQRHGDGSSNDDDERDGRRRRTERGSRDDSRASMRVIKHENDDDDGGGDNTRVDDRRRRDDEDLKKIEQQRHGDGSSNDDDERDGRRRRTERGSRDDSRARRRVIKHETDYGGDDNSRVDRRRRRNDDDLKRVERQRHGGGSSNDDEDDERDDRRLSKGRIERGSKDDSDDDLMRKRQRDEREDRAERGNRRERQPKQEEEEGDDDERDKTRERRRKSERVDEDNEKDDQKERRRRNDREDDAGRNRTRQRRPKDESEEEDERADRRERRRLVERGSDDDGGDTTNDRRLSRRRTERTSKDDSDDDLRQKRQRYESEGSAEKGDSRRPKEGHEEDDGGGRRKTKEMRRRSESIDDDRSGRRRRNDSEDDAGRNGRRQRRLKDDSEDDDDDRKESRKKISQVDEDDERDDRRKRRRRNEGEAGEVKDDRKERSRRNGDEKDVRKERSRRNVDERDNRKEMRRHEDDDEKVHKRRADSDDNNRKDMRRKVEDDKHGKENNRKDNAQEDVALKAREASKMPTQDGNLNVDTANLGRSGGVYIPPFKLARMMKEVQDKSSTEYQRMTWDALRKSINGLVNKVNAANLKNIIPELFAENLIRGRGLFCRSCMKSQMASPGFTDVFAALVAVVNTKFPEVGDLLLRRIILQLQRAYKRNDKPQLLAAVKFIAHLVNQQIVHELIALELLTVLLDKPTDDSVEVAVGFVTECGAMLQDLCPRGLHGIFERFRGILHEGEIDKRVQFLIESLFALRKAKFQGYQAVRPELDLVEQEDQLTHEVSLSDTIDPEIALDIFKPDPNFLENERKYEELKKAILGEESEEERDSDAESEDEDEDEDEESEEEDEEQMKIKDETETNLINLRRTIYLTIMSSVDFEEAGHKLLKIKLEPGQEMELCIMLLECCSQERTYLRYYGLLGQRFCMINKIHQENFEKCFVQQYSMIHRLETNKLRNVAKFFAHLLGTDALPWHALAYIRLTEEDTTSSSRIFIKILFQELSEHLGIRLLNERLNDPTMQDSFDSIFPKDNPKNTRFAINFFTSIGLGGITENLREYLKNMPRLIMQQQKPVSESDESGSSDSESSGSESESSSSTSDESNSESDNSRRKRRRRR; encoded by the exons ATGGAGAAAGTAGAGCGGCGAAGGCATGAGGATAGAAGCTCGGATGATGATGGAAGAGGTGAGAGAAGGGCGAGGAAGCGAGTAGTTAAACGCGAaagtgatgatgatggtggtggagGTGATAATGGAAGAGTTGATAGAAGGGAGAGAAGGAGGATAAGTGAACATggaaatggtggtggtggtggtgataatGGAAGGGATAATAGGAGGGAGAGGAGGGGAACAACTGAACGTGAaagtgatgatgatggtgatgatggaaGGGTGGATAGGAGGGCGAGGAGAAAAACAACTGAACGCGGAAGTGGTGGTGATGATGGAAGGGGGAGGAGGAGAACTGGAGACGGAagtgaggaggaggaggaggaggaggaggatggtggtggtgatgatggaAGGGATGATAGGAGGCGAAAAAATGAGCGTGGAAGTAGGGATGATAGAAGGGCAAGTATGCGAGTAATTAAACacgagaatgatgatgatgatggtggtggtgataatACAAGGGTGGATGATAGGAGGAGAAGGGATGATGAAGATTTGAAGAAAATAGAGCAGCAAAGGCATGGGGATGGAAGCtcgaatgatgatgatgaaaggGATGGTAGGAGGCGAAGAACTGAGCGTGGAAGTAGGGATGATAGTAGGGCAAGTATGCGAGTAATTAAACacgagaatgatgatgatgatggtggtggtgataatACAAGGGTGGATGATAGGAGGAGAAGGGATGATGAAGATTTGAAGAAAATAGAGCAGCAAAGGCATGGGGATGGAAGCtcgaatgatgatgatgaaaggGATGGTAGGAGGCGAAGAACTGAGCGTGGAAGTAGGGATGATAGTAGGGCAAGGAGGCGAGTAATTAAACACGAGACTGATTATGGTGGTGATGATAATTCAAGGGTTGATAGGAGGAGGAGAAGGAATGATGATGATTTGAAGAGAGTAGAGCGGCAAAGGCATGGGGGTGGAAGCtcaaatgatgatgaagatgatgaaagggATGATAGGAGGCTGTCTAAGGGAAGAATTGAACGTGGAAGTAAggatgatagtgatgatgatttgATGCGGAAGAGGCAAAGAGATGAACGTGAAGATCGTGCTGAAAGGGGCAATAGGAGGGAAAGGCAACCAaaacaagaagaggaagaaggTGATGATGATGAAAGGGATAAAACGAGGGAGAGGAGGAGAAAAAGTGAACGGGTAGATGAGGATAATGAAAAAGATGATCAGAAGGAGAGAAGACGAAGAAATGACCGTGAAGATGATGCTGGAAGGAATAGAACAAGACAGAGGAGGCCAAAAGATGAAAGTGAGGAGGAAGATGAAAGGGCTGATAGGAGGGAAAGGAGGCGGTTAGTTGAACGCGGAAGTGATGATGATGGCGGTGATACAACGAATGATAGGAGGTTGTCTAGGCGAAGAACTGAACGTACAAGTAAggatgatagtgatgatgatttgaggcagaagAGGCAAAGATATGAAAGTGAAGGTAGTGCTGAAAAGGGTGATAGTAGGAGGCCAAAAGAAGGACACGAAGAAGATGATGGTGGTGGAAGGCGTAAAACGAAGGAGATGAGGAGAAGAAGTGAATCGATAGATGATGATAGGAGTGGGAGAAGACGAAGAAATGACAGTGAAGATGATGCTGGAAGGAATGGCAGGAGACAGAGGAGGCTGAAAGATGATagtgaagatgatgatgatgataggaAGGAAAGCAGAAAAAAGATAAGCCAAGTTGATGAGGACGATGAAAGGGATGATAGGAGAAAGAGGAGACGAAGAAATGAAGGTGAAGCTGGTGAGGTAAAGGATGATAGGAAGGAGCGGAGTCGAAGGAATGGAGATGAAAAGGATGTTAGGAAAGAGCGGAGTCGAAGGAATGTAGATGAAAGGGATAATAGGAAGGAGATGAGGCGacatgaagatgatgatgaaaaggTGCATAAGAGAAGGGCTGATAGTGATGACAATAATAGAAAAGATATGAGGCGAAAGGTTGAGGATGATAAGCACGGAAAAGAGAACAATAGGAAAGATAATGCTCAAGAGGATGTGGCGCTGAAAGCCCGTGAGGCTTCCAAGATGCCAACGCAAGATGGTAATTTGAATGTCGATACAGCGAATTTGGGCAGGAGTGGGGGAGTGTACATTCCACCATTCAAATTGGCAAGAATGATGAAGGAAGTTCAGGACAAGAGCAGTACTGAGTACCAGAGAATGACTTGGGATGCTCTGAGAAAAAGCATTAACGGGCTGGTGAATAAAGTTAATGCAGCAAACCTCAAGAACATTATTCCGGAGTTGTTCGCAGAGAATTTAATTCGAGGGAGGGGTTTGTTTTGTAGATCCTGTATGAAATCCCAAATGGCTTCTCCGGGTTTTACTGATGTGTTTGCTGCTTTGGTTGCTGTCGTTAATACCAAGTTCCCAGAAGTTGGTGATCTTTTGTTAAGAAGGATCATACTTCAGCTGCAAAGAGCTTATAAACGTAACGATAAG CCTCAGCTGTTAGCAGCTGTCAAATTTATTGCTCACCTTGTGAACCAACAAATTGTCCACGAGCTTATTGCTCTTGAACTGCTTACTGTTTTGTTGGATAAACCTACTGATGATAGTGTTGAGGTTGCAGTTGGTTTTGTTACAGAATGTGGTGCAATGCTTCAGGACCTCTGTCCACGAGGATTACATG GAATCTTTGAGAGATTCCGTGGTATACTTCATGAAGGAGAAATAGATAAACGGGTTCAGTTCTTAATTGAAAGCCTCTTTGCATTGCGTAAAGCAAAGTTTCAG GGTTACCAAGCTGTGCGTCCAGAACTCGACCTTGTTGAGCAGGAAGATCAGTTAACACATGAAGTCTCTCTCTCAGATACAATAGATCCAGAAATTGCTCTAG ATATTTTCAAGCCGGATCCTAATTTCTTAGAAAACGAGAGGAAGTATGAAGAATTAAAGAAGGCAATACTTGGTGAAGAATCTGAGGAAGAAAGGGATTCTGATGCAGAATCAgaggatgaagatgaagatgaagatgaggAGTCTGAAGAAGAGGATGaagaacaaatgaaaataaaggaTGAAACAGAGACAAACTTAATCAACCTTCGGAGAACTATCTACCTTACAATTATGTCTagtgttgactttgaagaagCAGGGCATAAGCTATTGAAAATCAAACTAGAGCCTGGTCAGGAG ATGGAGTTGTGCATAATGTTATTGGAGTGCTGCAGTCAGGAGAGGACTTATCTTCGTTACTATGGATTACTGGGACAGCGATTTTGCATGATCaacaaaattcatcaagaaaacTTTGAGAAATGCTTTGTGCAGCAGTACTCCATGATCCACCGGCTTGAAACTAATAAACTTCGTAACGTGGCCAAGTTTTTTGCACATTTACTCGGCACTGATGCTCTTCCTTGGCATGCTTTGGCTTATATACGGCTGACAGAAGAGGACACAACCTCTTCTTCTCGTATATTTATCAAAATCCTATTCCAG GAATTGTCGGAGCACCTTGGCATCCGCTTGTTGAATGAGCGTCTTAACGACCCCACCATGCAAGATTCCTTCGATTCTATTTTCCCAAAGGATAATCCCAAGAACACAAGGTTTGCTATCAACTTTTTCACTTCCATCGGTCTGGGTGGAATTACTGAAAATCTACGAGAGTATCTGAAGAACATGCCAAGGCTTATCATGCAACAACAGAAGCCTGTTTCTGAATCGGATGAGTCTGGGAGTTCTGATTCTGAATCTTCAGGATCTGAATCAGAATCATCGTCATCCACTTCAGACGAAAGTAATAGTGAAAGTGATAATAGTCGGAGGAAGCGGAGGCGGCGAAGATAG
- the LOC107850667 gene encoding pre-mRNA-splicing factor CWC22 homolog isoform X2 encodes MEKVERRRHEDRSSDDDGRGERRARKRVVKRESDDDGGGGDNGRVDRRERRRISEHGNGGGGGDNGRDNRRERRGTTERESDDDGDDGRVDRRARRKTTERGSGGDDGRGRRRTGDGSEEEEEEEEDGGGDDGRDDRRRKNERGSRDDRRASMRVIKHENDDDDGGGDNTRVDDRRRRDDEDLKKIEQQRHGDGSSNDDDERDGRRRRTERGSRDDSRASMRVIKHENDDDDGGGDNTRVDDRRRRDDEDLKKIEQQRHGDGSSNDDDERDGRRRRTERGSRDDSRARRRVIKHETDYGGDDNSRVDRRRRRNDDDLKRVERQRHGGGSSNDDEDDERDDRRLSKGRIERGSKDDSDDDLMRKRQRDEREDRAERGNRRERQPKQEEEEGDDDERDKTRERRRKSERVDEDNEKDDQKERRRRNDREDDAGRNRTRQRRPKDESEEEDERADRRERRRLVERGSDDDGGDTTNDRRLSRRRTERTSKDDSDDDLRQKRQRYESEGSAEKGDSRRPKEGHEEDDGGGRRKTKEMRRRSESIDDDRSGRRRRNDSEDDAGRNGRRQRRLKDDSEDDDDDRKESRKKISQVDEDDERDDRRKRRRRNEGEAGEVKDDRKERSRRNGDEKDVRKERSRRNVDERDNRKEMRRHEDDDEKVHKRRADSDDNNRKDMRRKVEDDKHGKENNRKDNAQEDVALKAREASKMPTQDGNLNVDTANLGRSGGVYIPPFKLARMMKEVQDKSSTEYQRMTWDALRKSINGLVNKVNAANLKNIIPELFAENLIRGRGLFCRSCMKSQMASPGFTDVFAALVAVVNTKFPEVGDLLLRRIILQLQRAYKRNDKPQLLAAVKFIAHLVNQQIVHELIALELLTVLLDKPTDDSVEVAVGFVTECGAMLQDLCPRGLHGIFERFRGILHEGEIDKRVQFLIESLFALRKAKFQGYQAVRPELDLVEQEDQLTHEVSLSDTIDPEIALDIFKPDPNFLENERKYEELKKAILGEESEEERDSDAESEDEDEDEDEESEEEDEEQMKIKDETETNLINLRRTIYLTIMSSVDFEEAGHKLLKIKLEPGQEHRGIAIQSCIHKSFLEGFR; translated from the exons ATGGAGAAAGTAGAGCGGCGAAGGCATGAGGATAGAAGCTCGGATGATGATGGAAGAGGTGAGAGAAGGGCGAGGAAGCGAGTAGTTAAACGCGAaagtgatgatgatggtggtggagGTGATAATGGAAGAGTTGATAGAAGGGAGAGAAGGAGGATAAGTGAACATggaaatggtggtggtggtggtgataatGGAAGGGATAATAGGAGGGAGAGGAGGGGAACAACTGAACGTGAaagtgatgatgatggtgatgatggaaGGGTGGATAGGAGGGCGAGGAGAAAAACAACTGAACGCGGAAGTGGTGGTGATGATGGAAGGGGGAGGAGGAGAACTGGAGACGGAagtgaggaggaggaggaggaggaggaggatggtggtggtgatgatggaAGGGATGATAGGAGGCGAAAAAATGAGCGTGGAAGTAGGGATGATAGAAGGGCAAGTATGCGAGTAATTAAACacgagaatgatgatgatgatggtggtggtgataatACAAGGGTGGATGATAGGAGGAGAAGGGATGATGAAGATTTGAAGAAAATAGAGCAGCAAAGGCATGGGGATGGAAGCtcgaatgatgatgatgaaaggGATGGTAGGAGGCGAAGAACTGAGCGTGGAAGTAGGGATGATAGTAGGGCAAGTATGCGAGTAATTAAACacgagaatgatgatgatgatggtggtggtgataatACAAGGGTGGATGATAGGAGGAGAAGGGATGATGAAGATTTGAAGAAAATAGAGCAGCAAAGGCATGGGGATGGAAGCtcgaatgatgatgatgaaaggGATGGTAGGAGGCGAAGAACTGAGCGTGGAAGTAGGGATGATAGTAGGGCAAGGAGGCGAGTAATTAAACACGAGACTGATTATGGTGGTGATGATAATTCAAGGGTTGATAGGAGGAGGAGAAGGAATGATGATGATTTGAAGAGAGTAGAGCGGCAAAGGCATGGGGGTGGAAGCtcaaatgatgatgaagatgatgaaagggATGATAGGAGGCTGTCTAAGGGAAGAATTGAACGTGGAAGTAAggatgatagtgatgatgatttgATGCGGAAGAGGCAAAGAGATGAACGTGAAGATCGTGCTGAAAGGGGCAATAGGAGGGAAAGGCAACCAaaacaagaagaggaagaaggTGATGATGATGAAAGGGATAAAACGAGGGAGAGGAGGAGAAAAAGTGAACGGGTAGATGAGGATAATGAAAAAGATGATCAGAAGGAGAGAAGACGAAGAAATGACCGTGAAGATGATGCTGGAAGGAATAGAACAAGACAGAGGAGGCCAAAAGATGAAAGTGAGGAGGAAGATGAAAGGGCTGATAGGAGGGAAAGGAGGCGGTTAGTTGAACGCGGAAGTGATGATGATGGCGGTGATACAACGAATGATAGGAGGTTGTCTAGGCGAAGAACTGAACGTACAAGTAAggatgatagtgatgatgatttgaggcagaagAGGCAAAGATATGAAAGTGAAGGTAGTGCTGAAAAGGGTGATAGTAGGAGGCCAAAAGAAGGACACGAAGAAGATGATGGTGGTGGAAGGCGTAAAACGAAGGAGATGAGGAGAAGAAGTGAATCGATAGATGATGATAGGAGTGGGAGAAGACGAAGAAATGACAGTGAAGATGATGCTGGAAGGAATGGCAGGAGACAGAGGAGGCTGAAAGATGATagtgaagatgatgatgatgataggaAGGAAAGCAGAAAAAAGATAAGCCAAGTTGATGAGGACGATGAAAGGGATGATAGGAGAAAGAGGAGACGAAGAAATGAAGGTGAAGCTGGTGAGGTAAAGGATGATAGGAAGGAGCGGAGTCGAAGGAATGGAGATGAAAAGGATGTTAGGAAAGAGCGGAGTCGAAGGAATGTAGATGAAAGGGATAATAGGAAGGAGATGAGGCGacatgaagatgatgatgaaaaggTGCATAAGAGAAGGGCTGATAGTGATGACAATAATAGAAAAGATATGAGGCGAAAGGTTGAGGATGATAAGCACGGAAAAGAGAACAATAGGAAAGATAATGCTCAAGAGGATGTGGCGCTGAAAGCCCGTGAGGCTTCCAAGATGCCAACGCAAGATGGTAATTTGAATGTCGATACAGCGAATTTGGGCAGGAGTGGGGGAGTGTACATTCCACCATTCAAATTGGCAAGAATGATGAAGGAAGTTCAGGACAAGAGCAGTACTGAGTACCAGAGAATGACTTGGGATGCTCTGAGAAAAAGCATTAACGGGCTGGTGAATAAAGTTAATGCAGCAAACCTCAAGAACATTATTCCGGAGTTGTTCGCAGAGAATTTAATTCGAGGGAGGGGTTTGTTTTGTAGATCCTGTATGAAATCCCAAATGGCTTCTCCGGGTTTTACTGATGTGTTTGCTGCTTTGGTTGCTGTCGTTAATACCAAGTTCCCAGAAGTTGGTGATCTTTTGTTAAGAAGGATCATACTTCAGCTGCAAAGAGCTTATAAACGTAACGATAAG CCTCAGCTGTTAGCAGCTGTCAAATTTATTGCTCACCTTGTGAACCAACAAATTGTCCACGAGCTTATTGCTCTTGAACTGCTTACTGTTTTGTTGGATAAACCTACTGATGATAGTGTTGAGGTTGCAGTTGGTTTTGTTACAGAATGTGGTGCAATGCTTCAGGACCTCTGTCCACGAGGATTACATG GAATCTTTGAGAGATTCCGTGGTATACTTCATGAAGGAGAAATAGATAAACGGGTTCAGTTCTTAATTGAAAGCCTCTTTGCATTGCGTAAAGCAAAGTTTCAG GGTTACCAAGCTGTGCGTCCAGAACTCGACCTTGTTGAGCAGGAAGATCAGTTAACACATGAAGTCTCTCTCTCAGATACAATAGATCCAGAAATTGCTCTAG ATATTTTCAAGCCGGATCCTAATTTCTTAGAAAACGAGAGGAAGTATGAAGAATTAAAGAAGGCAATACTTGGTGAAGAATCTGAGGAAGAAAGGGATTCTGATGCAGAATCAgaggatgaagatgaagatgaagatgaggAGTCTGAAGAAGAGGATGaagaacaaatgaaaataaaggaTGAAACAGAGACAAACTTAATCAACCTTCGGAGAACTATCTACCTTACAATTATGTCTagtgttgactttgaagaagCAGGGCATAAGCTATTGAAAATCAAACTAGAGCCTGGTCAGGAG CATAGGGGTATTGCCATTCAATCATGCATCCATAAATCGTTTTTGGAGGGATTCCGCTAA